A DNA window from Daucus carota subsp. sativus chromosome 3, DH1 v3.0, whole genome shotgun sequence contains the following coding sequences:
- the LOC108213879 gene encoding uncharacterized protein LOC108213879 yields the protein MKKVLQIIVFWNGQVTFSYLISGTGITWLTRIIFLSGVMLIKAWCHYECRILGAFHGLLATYALEALILFIFQLFNSSLNGLLDCVLYRFLDYYANFDWKNCCISLEGQVLTSSLPNLVVTNQGNGRA from the exons atgaagaaagtgcttCAAATAATTGTCTTTTGGAATGGGCAGGTtacattttcatatttaatcTCCGGAACAG GTATCACCTGGCTAACAAGAATCATCTTTTTAAGCGGAGTTATGCTCATAAAAGCTTGGTGCCACTATGAATGTCGTATCCTTGGCGCATTTCATGGTTTACTGGCTACATATGCTTTGGAAGCTTTGATTCTATTCATATTCCAGCTGTTCAATTCATCTTTAAATGGACTTCTAGATTGT GTGCTTTATCGATTTTTGGATTATTATGCAAACTTTGATTGGAAGAACTGTTGTATCAGTTTGGAGGGTCAAGTTCTCACATCATCCCTTCCCAACCTAGTTG TTACTAATCAAGGGAATGGCAGAGCATAA